The proteins below are encoded in one region of Desulfobacterales bacterium:
- a CDS encoding chemotaxis protein CheX: MDANLINPFIKATIEVLTTMASVKPIPKKPYLKKDAVATGDVSSVVGLTGAKNGTVSISFEENCILKIVSNMFNEEMTELNHDVADAVGEIFNMISGQARQDLESIGYLFHGSIPSIFTKKGHEIIHITEGPKIAVPFTTPDGAFTLEVCFEK, from the coding sequence ATGGATGCGAATCTAATCAATCCCTTTATTAAAGCTACTATTGAAGTTCTTACTACAATGGCTTCAGTAAAACCAATTCCTAAAAAACCATATTTAAAAAAGGATGCTGTCGCAACAGGTGATGTTAGTAGCGTAGTAGGATTAACTGGAGCAAAAAATGGAACTGTTTCAATTAGTTTTGAAGAAAATTGCATTTTAAAAATTGTATCAAATATGTTTAATGAAGAAATGACAGAATTAAACCATGATGTAGCGGACGCTGTTGGGGAAATATTTAATATGATTTCTGGTCAAGCACGGCAAGATTTAGAGTCGATTGGATATTTATTCCACGGTTCAATACCTTCTATTTTTACAAAAAAAGGGCATGAGATAATTCATATTACTGAAGGACCTAAAATAGCTGTGCCATTCACAACTCCTGATGGAGCATTTACTTTAGAGGTATGTTTTGAAAAATAA
- the rplQ gene encoding 50S ribosomal protein L17 encodes MRHRKATLKLGRTGSHRKAMFRNMVTSLFKYKRIKTTKIKAKELIRWADRIITLAKKGDLHSRRRALSIIREKGVVHKLFNEEVSQFKNINGGYTRVIKIGYRSTDAAPMALVEFVTGKDEVNKIKFDRVKDEIDEKSTTDNIIREDDLKEKIEIDTEDQAGTEANVSAKKESL; translated from the coding sequence ATGAGACATAGAAAAGCAACATTAAAATTAGGAAGAACGGGCAGTCATAGAAAAGCTATGTTCAGAAATATGGTTACCTCGCTTTTTAAGTATAAAAGAATAAAAACTACTAAAATAAAAGCTAAGGAACTTATAAGATGGGCTGATAGAATAATAACCCTTGCTAAAAAAGGAGATCTTCATTCAAGGAGAAGAGCTTTATCGATTATTAGAGAAAAGGGAGTTGTTCATAAACTTTTTAATGAAGAGGTTAGCCAGTTTAAGAATATAAATGGAGGATATACACGGGTAATCAAGATAGGTTATCGATCTACAGATGCAGCGCCTATGGCCTTAGTAGAGTTTGTTACAGGCAAAGATGAAGTAAATAAGATTAAATTTGATCGAGTAAAAGATGAAATAGACGAAAAAAGTACTACTGATAATATAATTCGTGAAGATGATTTGAAGGAAAAAATAGAAATTGATACTGAAGATCAAGCAGGTACTGAAGCTAACGTAAGCGCTAAAAAAGAGAGTTTATAA
- a CDS encoding DNA-directed RNA polymerase subunit alpha, with protein MSNNDLMYINWRETIKPEKIQFEGNDKYGRFVCEPLERGFGITIGNSLRRIILSSLYGAAIVSLKFENDIVKHEFSSVPGVLEDVSELILNLKEVRMRVKDRETRTLRIDAKGEKVVKARDIISDDGRVEILNPDLHIATLSDNADLKLIMTVAVGKSYSLAEANKDEDSPIGTIPIDAVFSPIKKVNYIVGTSRFGQRTDYDKLTLEVWTDGSISPSDAVAYSSKILKEQLSIFINFDEKLEPEPEMRESEIKVQSVNENLFRNVDELELSVRSANCLKNANIHKIYQLVQKTENEMLKTKNFGRKSLNEIKEVLNEMGLSLGMKLEGFEDVKETLEEEEGE; from the coding sequence ATGTCAAACAATGACTTAATGTATATAAATTGGCGAGAAACAATCAAACCGGAAAAAATACAATTTGAAGGTAACGACAAATATGGACGATTTGTGTGTGAACCTTTAGAAAGAGGTTTTGGAATTACTATAGGTAATTCTCTCAGGCGAATAATTCTTTCTTCCTTGTATGGAGCTGCTATTGTATCTTTGAAATTTGAAAATGATATAGTTAAGCATGAATTTAGTAGTGTTCCAGGGGTTTTGGAAGATGTTTCCGAGTTAATTTTGAATTTAAAAGAAGTAAGGATGAGGGTTAAAGATCGAGAGACGAGGACCCTTAGAATTGATGCAAAAGGAGAGAAAGTTGTAAAAGCTCGTGATATTATCAGTGATGACGGCAGAGTTGAAATTTTGAATCCTGACTTACATATAGCAACACTTTCAGACAATGCTGATTTAAAATTGATAATGACAGTTGCGGTTGGGAAGAGCTACTCTTTAGCGGAAGCAAATAAAGATGAAGACTCACCAATTGGTACTATCCCGATTGACGCTGTGTTTTCTCCAATTAAAAAAGTTAACTATATTGTAGGAACTTCACGTTTTGGACAAAGAACAGACTATGATAAGCTTACTTTAGAGGTTTGGACAGATGGCAGTATTTCTCCATCAGATGCTGTTGCATATTCGTCAAAAATTTTGAAAGAGCAGTTATCAATTTTTATAAATTTTGATGAAAAGCTAGAGCCTGAGCCTGAAATGCGAGAATCTGAAATTAAAGTTCAATCAGTTAATGAGAATTTGTTTAGAAATGTAGATGAACTTGAACTTTCAGTTAGAAGTGCAAATTGTTTAAAAAATGCGAATATTCATAAAATTTATCAGTTAGTTCAAAAAACTGAAAATGAAATGCTGAAAACTAAAAATTTTGGACGAAAATCATTAAACGAGATAAAAGAAGTTTTGAATGAAATGGGCTTATCTTTAGGTATGAAGTTAGAAGGGTTTGAGGATGTAAAAGAGACGCTTGAGGAAGAGGAAGGAGAATAG
- the rpsD gene encoding 30S ribosomal protein S4, which translates to MARYIGAVCRLCRRENMKLFLKGDRCQSSKCAFEKHGYSPGQHGQRRGKFSDYGVQLREKQKVKRIYGMSEKQFRLFFYKAERQKGITGTNLLCLLERRLDNVVYRAGFAISRIQARQMVAHDCFLVNGRKANIPSFSVKIGDIVEVKETKRKIGIINESMETTARRIVPGWIDFDKQNYKAIIKVLPNREDITTPIQEQLIVELYSK; encoded by the coding sequence TTGGCAAGATATATTGGAGCTGTTTGTAGGCTTTGTAGAAGGGAAAATATGAAGTTGTTTTTAAAGGGAGATAGATGTCAGTCTAGTAAATGTGCTTTTGAAAAGCATGGCTATTCTCCAGGACAACATGGTCAAAGAAGAGGCAAATTTAGTGATTATGGCGTACAATTAAGGGAAAAGCAAAAAGTTAAAAGAATATATGGAATGTCCGAAAAACAGTTTAGATTATTTTTTTATAAAGCTGAAAGACAAAAGGGAATTACTGGGACAAATTTACTTTGTCTTCTCGAACGAAGGTTAGATAATGTTGTATATCGAGCTGGATTTGCAATATCTCGTATTCAAGCTCGCCAAATGGTGGCTCATGATTGCTTTCTTGTAAATGGAAGAAAGGCGAATATACCATCTTTTTCGGTTAAAATTGGGGATATAGTTGAAGTTAAAGAAACGAAGAGAAAAATTGGAATCATAAACGAATCTATGGAAACCACTGCAAGAAGAATAGTTCCAGGTTGGATTGATTTTGATAAGCAGAATTACAAGGCTATTATAAAGGTTTTACCTAATAGAGAAGATATAACCACACCTATTCAAGAACAACTAATCGTAGAACTTTATTCAAAGTAA
- the rpsK gene encoding 30S ribosomal protein S11, with translation MAKRSKIKKKIKKNIPNGVVHIQSTFNNTIVSISDTTGNVVSWSSSGVQGFKGSRKSTPFAAQLAAEDAAKKAMEHGMRNVEVYVKGPGAGRESALRALQSAGFNVLVIKDVTPIPHNGCRPPKRRRV, from the coding sequence ATGGCAAAACGGAGTAAGATAAAAAAGAAAATAAAAAAAAATATTCCTAATGGTGTAGTTCATATTCAGTCGACGTTTAATAATACAATCGTAAGTATAAGTGATACGACGGGAAATGTTGTTTCATGGTCAAGTTCTGGTGTTCAAGGATTTAAAGGCTCAAGAAAGAGTACTCCTTTTGCTGCTCAATTAGCAGCAGAGGATGCAGCGAAGAAAGCAATGGAGCATGGAATGAGGAATGTAGAAGTTTATGTTAAAGGACCTGGTGCTGGTCGTGAGTCTGCTCTCAGGGCGTTGCAATCAGCGGGATTTAATGTGTTAGTAATAAAAGATGTTACACCAATTCCTCATAATGGGTGCAGGCCACCTAAAAGAAGAAGAGTTTAA
- the rpsM gene encoding 30S ribosomal protein S13: protein MARIAGVDLPKNKRIEIGLTYIYGIGRSRSQTILSNLNIDPNKSSDQLSDGEVNQIRKFIDDEFKVEGELRSEIAMNIKRLMDLGCYRGLRHRKGLPVRGQRTRTNARTRKGPRRAAIKKKAGAKKK from the coding sequence TTGGCTCGAATTGCAGGTGTTGATTTACCAAAAAATAAGAGAATTGAGATAGGTTTAACATATATTTATGGAATAGGAAGAAGTCGATCACAGACTATCTTGTCTAATCTGAATATTGATCCAAATAAAAGCTCTGATCAATTATCGGATGGTGAAGTAAATCAGATAAGAAAATTTATAGATGATGAATTCAAAGTAGAGGGCGAATTAAGATCAGAAATCGCTATGAATATAAAAAGGCTTATGGATCTAGGGTGCTACCGTGGGTTGCGTCATAGAAAAGGTTTGCCAGTTAGAGGACAGAGAACAAGAACAAATGCAAGAACGAGAAAAGGACCAAGAAGGGCAGCAATTAAGAAAAAAGCCGGCGCTAAAAAGAAATAA
- the rpmJ gene encoding 50S ribosomal protein L36, with the protein MKVRASVKKICSKCKFVRRRGVLRIVCINKRHKQKQG; encoded by the coding sequence ATGAAAGTGCGAGCATCAGTAAAAAAAATTTGTAGCAAGTGTAAATTTGTGCGCCGTAGAGGTGTATTACGAATAGTTTGTATTAATAAACGCCATAAACAAAAACAGGGTTAG
- the infA gene encoding translation initiation factor IF-1, translating to MAKEEPISVQGKVIETLPNAMFKVELENKHQILAHISGKMRMHFIKILPGDTVTVELSPYDLSRGRITYRAK from the coding sequence ATGGCCAAAGAAGAGCCGATAAGTGTGCAAGGAAAAGTTATTGAGACATTGCCAAATGCGATGTTCAAAGTTGAGCTGGAAAATAAGCATCAGATTTTGGCTCATATATCTGGCAAGATGAGGATGCATTTTATTAAAATTTTACCAGGAGACACTGTAACAGTTGAACTTTCGCCGTATGATTTATCGAGAGGGCGAATAACATATCGTGCAAAATGA